DNA from Pomacea canaliculata isolate SZHN2017 linkage group LG9, ASM307304v1, whole genome shotgun sequence:
TCAGACAATTTTCTAATGTATGCATCCATGATGACTcgatcaaccaatcaatcaatcagacTCACTTGGTATTGAACCTGTAATACAGGTGAACACCGTGGTTGGAACGCCAGTCGTAGGTTCCTTCATACAGCGATGTCATGTTCTTAAAGTTTGGCGAGAAGAAAGTGTGGACCAGCTTGACCTCTCCCGGAGAGCTCAGCGCCATCTGGTAAGGAATTTCTCCAGAGTGCTGCATCCACCAGCTGTCGTTGAAAGTCTTGTAGGCGTCGTACCTGAGATGGAGGACAAGCTTCCCGATAAGTTCGACTACAACACATCACACTAGGATCGAGCTACTAAGACACAAAGATGCGCGGAGACAGAAGAGTCAGTGCCATCGTCTTTACCAGCGAAGCAGAAATGCTGCCTGAGGCTTGGCCAGGAACATGGCGTTGCAGATTCGACTTCCGTTGAACTCCACACCGAGAGTGACGTCAGACTGACGAAGGTCGTCAAGTGAACTCAACACCAGCTGATCCATGTCGAGGTAGAGGCCACCGTACTCTGAAACAGCCAGGCCGATATGTAATGCCTTAGAGATATGTAACTATATACAACTACTGTCTAACTCGACCATACATCAACTGTACAACTCGACCATACAAGCACATTATACTTATTACAATCAATCATACAACTACTGTATAACGCCACCATACAACTGTGTAACTTCACTATACATTACAAACAACCTCTGCAATAAAAGCTCTGCTACCTCATATCCTCCCTCCATCCACCTCTACCTATCACTAGGTGATGCAGGGTTCGATATTCACACTGTACGGTTGTCAAGTTCTTGTTACCTCCAGGGTCATAATTAGTGCATAACGAACATACGGGGTGGGGACAGAAGCTGTGCTCATGCTGCACACCAAGCAAAGCACAAGAACTAAACCCCAGATTCTGAGTGAGCACTAGTCactgtcactcactcatcaTCGCCTCCAGCCTCACGACGTCCGCGCGGTGATGCACCATGTCGATCTGGTGGCCAAATATGGCGGCAGGCTGCTCACGTGCCACGTGCACCACCTGGGGCaccagctgcagcagcacctCCCAGGCGGGCCCGAAGGGAAGACGATCCCCGTGGACGAGCAGCAGACAGGGTTTGAAGAATCGGAGGGCACTGAGGGCACTGAGGAGGGCATGGTAGGGAAACTCCTCGCGAGACAGCGACACGTAGTGTAGTAGCCGGGGCACGGGCAGCCCGTCGCCATAGCAACGAGCTCGCACCGCTCGCTCCAGGCAGCTGTCGTTGAAGTTGACGTGGGCGGGCGGCGTGACGGCGGTGACCCTCTGCAGCGCGATGTCCGCGGACGCGTCGCGGCAGACGAGGATCGCTCTCAGTCGCGCAGCGCAGGGAACCCGCCGCAGACCCCAGTCGCACGGCAAGAAGCTGGCGCCGGGAGGAAACtcgggagggaggggaggacagAAACCTTTCTGTGAGGCGCGAGCTCGGGCAGTCTCGAACAGGGACAGCATGTGGAGAACGTCTGGTGTGGTGGTCGTCATGGTTACAATGCTCGCTGGTTCTTGGCGATGGTCGGTCGGAGCTGTGGAGAAGATTTAAATGACGGGCTGAGTGGGTGGGGCGAAGGAGGAAGGCATTGTCACATGACCCCAGATGTTCTCACACTTCATTCCTTCAGTTCCTACCCGTCTGCGGGAAAGAAAGGGTGACAgtgggagagagacagaagagtgtgtactgtatgtctgtgtgttcgtgtgtgtgagagagagagcgagagaggcCGGATGAGTATGAATAATCCGTTCAGACAACTGTACTCCTAGACGATTGATTGgctgtttgattgtttttcacTCATCCCATAAAAGAACaattgtcacgtgatcacacttGTTTCTAAACATTACCTGAAGAGGAAGGTGAATGAAGAGGTGGCGAGGACTGCTGTGGTTGCTTTGCGACATCAATGGTTGTCTCCTCTGCTTCAACAGCACTGGTTGACCTGCTGCACTCTGTACATCCCCAAAAGTGGTTCATCGGGGAGGAAATAAAGCTATACAAGAGTAGACAACTCAGTATCATAAGGGAGGTCAAAAGAATGAAGGTCCATCTCCTGAATTGCTTGGCGTACATGGCTGATGTTC
Protein-coding regions in this window:
- the LOC112572965 gene encoding uncharacterized protein LOC112572965, translating into MYAKQFRRWTFILLTSLMILSCLLLYSFISSPMNHFWGCTECSRSTSAVEAEETTIDVAKQPQQSSPPLHSPSSSAPTDHRQEPASIVTMTTTTPDVLHMLSLFETARARASQKGFCPPLPPEFPPGASFLPCDWGLRRVPCAARLRAILVCRDASADIALQRVTAVTPPAHVNFNDSCLERAVRARCYGDGLPVPRLLHYVSLSREEFPYHALLSALSALRFFKPCLLLVHGDRLPFGPAWEVLLQLVPQVVHVAREQPAAIFGHQIDMVHHRADVVRLEAMMKYGGLYLDMDQLVLSSLDDLRQSDVTLGVEFNGSRICNAMFLAKPQAAFLLRWYDAYKTFNDSWWMQHSGEIPYQMALSSPGEVKLVHTFFSPNFKNMTSLYEGTYDWRSNHGVHLYYRFNTKYFERAHIEKVNNSLGEIARHILFGSSRRCLT